The window TAAGGATTCATCAAGGGAGTTGGTTAAAAGATTATTTTCAGAAGGGAGAAAGTTCGGGTTTGGTTTTGTGGTAATTTCGCAGACAGTAGATTATGTCAAAGATCTGTTTGGAAATGCATATCTTACTTTTGTATTAAATGTATTGGAACCTAGAGAATCGGAATATTTGAGTAGATATTTTGGTGGACAAGATAATGACATGTACTTAGCTGTATATGAGACTTTACAAAAATTACCCAGAGGATTTTTTATTGTAAGGGATTTATTAGGTAGATTTATATATTTAGTTCAGGCTGACATTGGTGAGTAATTATGTCTGAGGACGATTCTAAAAAGGAGCCTGAGCCGGAAGAAACTGAGGCAGAATTAAAGCACGAAGAAATTAGCAGAGAAGAGGATGATGAGGGGGGAGAGTTTTCTACAGTCACTATTTCAGATATTGAGATGTTACTAAAAGATACAGAAATATGGGACAAACTATTAAGGAACGAATTAAGTATCGAGGAAGCTAAAAAAATGTTTGATGACGTAGCTAGATCGTACTCAAAAGCCGATAAGAAGAAAAGAAGAGTAGAGAAAAAGCCTAAAAAAGGAAAAGTGACTAAGAAATCTGATGAGGAAGAAGAATGATTAAAGCAATATATGGCAGTGCTAAAGATTTTTATGATATTATTCAAGGCGTATCTAATGTAACCGATTCTATAACTTTATACTTTACCGAAGAGGAAGTAATATCAAGATACTTAACTGAAGATAAAACATTGATGGTTTTACTTAAAATATCCAAGGAGTACATGGAAGAATATATTATAGAAAAACCACTAGGGATAAAAATACAGTTAAATGAATTGAAGAAAGTTCTTAATAAAGCTAAGAGTAAGAGCGCAGTAATAAATATAGAGGAGACAGATGCTGGGATGAAGATAACAGTAAGAGACGAAAAAACTGGACTTAAGAGTTCTATTTACCTCAAGGGCGAGAAAATAACTAATATAGAAAATATAGTTGAACCAAAAGTTGGCTTAACTATATCTTTTACTTGCAGTGGAAATATAATAAAAAATGTTGTGGATGAAGCCAGCAGTATAAGTGAGCAGATTCAGATTGAAGGTAATGATAACCAAATAATCTTTAGCACAGAAGAAAGTGGAAGAGGATACAAAGCTTATTTGGTAATGGATAAGCCTCTAAAGGGGCTTGAAATACAATCAAGTGGAAAATCATCATATGGTGTTGAGGTACTAAAAACTGCACTTAGGGCTTCTGCATTCTCTGAAAACTTAACAGTTAGATTTGGAAATAATATTCCGATGAAAATAGAAGCTCCAGTGCAGTCTGGTGGTCAGCTTATATTTTGGATAGCACCCAGATTATCGTAGATGAGATTACCAGAAGCTCTCTTAATAATAGCAATATGTTTGTTTACAGCATTAAATATTGTATTTCCACTTATAAGTACAAACTTCGCTTCTTTTCCCTCTTCTATACCCCAATTTAAGTTAAATTGTTTATACGCATTATATGTAGCTCCTCTCAAAATTTCTTTTGAATAATCGGACATTGGTTCTTGAATCCTAGTTATTAATAGACCTAATTCTAGGTCTAGCCATAAGTTTGGAGAAAGGAGACCTGCATTATCTGTACCAAAAAGGATATTTATGTTTGCATTTATTGCGTCTACTATTCTAGGAACTCCCACACCAAACCACATGTTGCTCCTTGGGCAAAATACCACTGACGTTCCTAATTCCCGAAAGTCAGGATATTTAAAATGAGTTGCATGAATTAAGAGATTAGGCTTATAGGATTCAGTGATGTATCTAAAGTCATCCAAAAGATACTGTTTTAAGGTCTCAGAAATATGAACTGCTCTTATCTTGGTTGAAAAAGCATTAAAAATCTCAAGTAATTCCTGTTTACTATTTGAGGAAATTGAAGGGAGTCCATAGCCGTCTGTAATTTTAGACAACTCATTCAATTCATAAGTATCAAAGAAATCCAATCTTCCTAAGATAATGTACTTAATATCATTTCGTCTTCTGAGCTCACTGACCAATTTGGCACCATTTATACCTTGTTCTCTAAAATCTACTATTGCTAAGACACCAAACTTCTGTGAATCTATTATAAAATTCTCTATGCCATTGCGTATAATACTTGGATCTATTGACTTAAAATAAGTGTATTTTTGACTTAATGGGTCACCTACGACTTCCTTAATGCTTTGTCTAATACCGTACTCAGGGAATGAATAATCGGCTGTATGTGTATGTGAGTTTACTAATGGGGGAAATAGAATGAAATTTCTAAAATCTTTTGCATTAGTGTCATATCCGTGACCTATGTGAGATATTATTCCATCAGAAATTTCAACGTTTACCTTTTCAACGTAATCAAATTCAGACCCTAAAAAAGCAGCACCTACATTTATTCTAAAATTTTCCATTTTATTTCCCTATTTTTTCTTACGTATTCCAATGCAGTAGTTGCTTTCATTAAGGCTTTTCTGGGATTCTCTGCTATTCCAATTCCAGTCTTTACGTTATCATATAAATTAGTAATAGTAAGCATTGAATCTAAATCTTTCTTGCTGGCAAAGAGACCTACATTATCTCCACCAAAATAATAAGCTATCCCGCCAACTTTTTCCGACAAAGAAAATACATTACCCTTTAGTTCTTCAATTTCTTGCATAGCTGTTCTTTTATCTAATCTTGTTATACCATTGATATCATAATGTGCTACAACTATTTTATCATCAGGCTTATCATCTAATGTATCTACGCAATTGAATATTGATTCATAGATTGTTTCACCATATCCTTTACAAATTTGCATTTTCGTTGGTGAATATTTTTCACTCACTTCTCTAATTACATGAAGCACTTCCTTCTCCTTTACACCATCCACTAATACAATGTAAGAGTCATATCTAATTGGTATGGGGAAAGCATTAACCTCAGCTAATTTACTATATAGAATGGATGCAAAATAATGCTGAAAAGCTTGTATTCTCCATTCCCTATCGCATCCCAGACTTTCTGTCCATTCCTTATATCCCACTAAATCTAATATTATAGTTTTCATTCTATGCTCACGTTAGTTTCCTTTGTAAGGTCTATTTCTCTTAGCTTTTTTAATCTTTTAATTAATTTAACAGCGCTTTCTACTGCCCTCATGGAGTATTCTTCTATTCTTTCAACAGCCTGCTCATGGGTAACTCCATGCCCTATTATTCCTAAAGTGACAGGTTTACCATATTCTACTGATAAATCCATTAGTTTTCTTGCAGTCTGCGTTGCAACTATTTCATCGTGTTTAGTTTCACCTTTAATTACAGCTCCTAAAGTTACTACTCCGTCTATTTCATCTCTCTTTAGCAGTTCTTTAACTATTACAGCCATATCATAGCTTCCAGGAACTTTCACTACGACTTTCACTGTAACTCCAAGAAACTCTGCATGAGATAAGGCTCTCTGCAACATTAAAGATGTTATATCATAATTAAATTCACTTACTACTATACCTAAATTAATCTTCAATTGGTCCTGCATTTCCATAACCCTGTCTTAAACCTTTTCCTGCAAAAGGTGTTAGTGAATTTTTACCATCTCTTATTAACTTAACTAAGTTTATTGAGTGCTTGGTTACTCTGTCTATTGCTATATTTTTAAGTTGCTCCTCGTCCTCGGCTTCATCTTCATGGATTGTAACGTCTATTACGTGCTTACTTGTAATTATTTGAGTTGTTATCAAACCTATACTTGCTGCTAAATAACTATATTTATCTAACATACTTTTTCCAACCCACCCAAGTGTAATTACCCCCTCACAGCCGCTATCCAGTAATCTCTTTGCAGCGACAGGTAAATCTTTGATTCCTGGTACCGTATATCTTACTATTTCTGCTTCAGGGTCTTCCTTTGTAATAGTCTTAATTGCAATTGCGCCCATATCTATTCTAGAAAATGTAGTATCTGCTACGCCATATTTTCTCCTCATAGTCCTACCACCTCCTTAATAATCTCTTTCCCATCTATCAAAGGAAACCCATTATTTCGGGAATAAATGAGCGATTTTTCTTTCGATAAACTTATATTGTTATCTAGCATCTCTGCTATTATAGCGCTTTTCTTTAATCCTAAATAACTGAATAAAGCCATTGTCAGTTCAGTATGTCCTTTTCTTGTCGATAAACCCCTAGAAAGTAAAATTGGTACATGACCTGGTGAATAAAATTCATTGTAGAATTTTTGAATTGCTTCATCTATGTTATTATTCTCAATTAATTCTATGACTGTATGTAATTCTCTTATAGTTTTAGCCCTATCTTCATCACTTATTCCTGTCTTTGTATCGATGTGGTTTACCCATAACGAGAATGCCGGCTCATCCCCATATTTTGGTCTTTTGTAAAGTTTTGGATAATTATTTTTTATTATTTCGGAGATAAAAGTAATGCCGATCTGTTGTCCTATATCCTTGCTGGTGACATAACATATTAATCCGCCTGCCTGTGTCCTTAGAGTATTAATTACTTTCCATGTCACTTTCTCTCCGTAGAAAACCATATCTGTTTCCTCTTCTCTTCCATCAAAATCATATATTAAAATAGGAAGACCTTGCTCTAAATGCCTTCTTAAAGTGATCCTATCCAGCATTGTTTAATACATAATAATCTAAAATATTTAAGCGTATGTACTATCTGTTTTTATATCTTCTTAATGTTAAAAATACTATTATGCCAATTACAGCTATAATAATAAAAATATAATCTGTATTTAATATGCCACCACTTTCTATATTGTGTGTAGTTTCGTTTCCCTGCTGAAAATTAGAACTATTATATTCACTTTCGCTACCGGTAAAATAAATAATAATAGTAGCGTTCTGAGGGTTACTTACGATATCTATATTTGTTTCATTATTTTGACTGAAATAATTTATTATTGCATTACCAGTTAATACAATGCTCAAAGTTGAATTCTGGCTATTGATAATTAAAGTTAGATTTTTAGGGTAGATGATACGCAATGGAGATACGTTATTAGAAATTGACAACACTATACTTCCAGACTGGGCTATGGAGTAGTTTATATCTAGTGGTTTATAAGTGAAATTTTGAATTATCTTTATCTCGAATTCAGGTAATCCAGGATAAGATATCGTGTTCGAGTATAATGACGTATACCCAAATAGGATATCACATCTCAATGGCAATATGACTATGATTAAGAGTATTAGCGGAAGGATTTTTTTGCTCATTTATAGTTCAGTTTATTTTAACGTATATTTTATTAGCTTTGATAAATAGTGTATAGTTGATATGTCTAATCAAAATCAGCCTTACAATCCATACAACTGGAAAATGATTTTACTATCACAAACTTCTATAGTTATAATATCTTTTGTACTGTCTCTTTATTCGAAATATTTCTTGCCAGTGTATATTGCATATTTGATAATTTACTTCATAATAATGACTACTTTAATGGCTAGAAGTAATCCTATGCTATCTGAGAGGAAATACCTTTCAGAGATAGTTAATGCACGAACTATACTTGAGGAGAAGAAGGCTGGTGAGTTAATACAAAATGATGAGGAGTATATTAAAAAGTTCCAAGCAATAACTAGTGCTAATCTAAAATCATTTGGAATAATGTTTGTTTACTTGATAGTCATACTAATATTCTATAATTTTGTAGTTCTCAGATATGTTAGTAATGTGACGCAGATACAAAAATTGATAGTATTCCTAGTCTATTCAGAAGCATTATTCCTATTTGGTATGTTTGTTAACAGAAGAATAATGAGGGTTCAAATGATGGAAATAATGGCACCATTTACATACAAGATAACTGAAAAAGGTATAGTTTCAACTGATAGAAGTGCAGTATTTTTACACTCTAGACATCTCGTAAATGCATCTATATTAGAGAACAGGGATAAGAAGTACGTTGAAATATCTCCTACTACTCTAAAACTTCCATATAAATTAAGACTATATAGTAATGATATAGATAGGATATTGGACGCAATAAACAGAGTAAAGAGATTAGAGTTAAAAAGACAACAATCTTCTAGTTCTTGAAAAGTGGAAGTGTGAGTAAGATCCTAAACTATTCTCCACGTAAACTCCATCTTTTCCATTCCATATGCCCTTTCCATGTTTATTTTTGAAGGCAAAATTTACATCTCCAACACTTATAGCTTTCGATACATGAAATTCATGTCCTCTTATACTTTCTCCATTGATGGAAAGTAAGTTATCCTTTTCCGTCTCAAGTTCGGTATAGCCAATAGTCAGTTTATCCTTTGCCTTTATCTGTATATCGTATAGTCCTATCATTCTGTAACTTTTTTCATTTATTATTTCGTTTGACAAAAACATGAATCCACCACATTCCGCTAAAAGCTTTACTCCTTTCTCCACGTTTCTCTTTATCCAATCCTTAGTTCTAGTAGAATTTTCGAGTTCCTCTAAATGTAACTCTGGATATCCACCACCTATGTAAATAAAGGAGGGTTGGTCAGCTGGGGCATCATTATTAAGTGGACTAAAGAATTCCACGTCATACCTCTTTTTTAAAATATCTATATTCTCGTTATAATAAAACGAGAACGCTGAATCATACGCCACATAAGCCTTACCTACTATATTTCGTTCCTCAATTTCATTTGAGTCCTGTAGTTCATTTGCTTCCTCTGCAATTTCCACTATTTTGTCAACATCTACATTCATTTCAATCAAGTTAGCTGTTGCATTAATGACATCCTTTGCGTTCTTAAAATCCTCCGTGGTATAAAGACCTAGATGTCTACTGGGTATAGAAAGACTCTTATCTATAGGGAGATACCCAAGTACTTCAACGTTTTCAGGTATCGATTTTTTGCAGTAGTCTAAATGTTTCTCAGACGCAATGTAGTTGAATATTACACCTCTCACGTTAGCGTTTCTGTATTCTTTCAATCCTTTAACTATAGCTCCAACTGTAGAAGATAGATTGCTACAGTTGATCACAAGGATCAGAGGTGTATGAGTCAATTCAGATAATTTATATGTACTATAATCTTCGTATAATCCATCATAAAGACCCATTACTCCTTCTATGATTCCAACGTCAAAGTGCTTACCATATTTTGTGAGACTTGAATATACCCCTGATTCTCCCATTAACCATAAATCTAGGTTTATCACTGGGTGTCCACTAGCTATTTTATGATACATAGGGTCGATAAAATCTGGACCTACTTTATATCCTCTTACCTTATATCTATTCGATAATACTTTGATTAGCCCGGCTGTAACTAACGTTTTACCTGAGTTACTTCTATCAGAGGAAATAATAATACGGGGAAACCTCATGATAAAAAATAAAGTTATGTCAGATAAATTGTTAATTATGCGTATAGTTTATGATGACGTAAGAGACTTGAAAAACATAGTGGAGACTTTGACTAAGTTTATAGATGAGGGTTTGTTTGAAATAGGTCAAGACGGCATAAGACTAGTGGCTGTAGACAAGGCGCATGTATCCTTAATTAATATTGAATTGTATAAAGAACTATTCAAGGAGTATGAAGTAGAAGACGAATTTAAATTTGGTTTTAACAGCCAGTACTTAGCTAAAATTTTGAGTGTCGCCAAAAGAAAAGAGGAAATTTCAATAGAGTCTGATTCTCCTGAAAGGGTTAAAATAACATTAGGCGGTGCCTTAAATAGAGTGTTTATAATAAATAATATTCAGGTATCCCCGCCCGAGGTTCCTGAAGTTAATTTAGAATTTGAAGTTAAAGCCTCATTATCATCAAAAGCGTTTAAGACTACAATTAACGAGATATCTGCAGTAACAGATACAGTGGATATTATTGCAGTGGAGGATAGAGTTATTTTGAAAGGGGAGGGAAAGGAGGGTAGTCAAATAGAAAATGAATTTAGCAAGGATACTGGAGCTATTTCTGATATGGAGTTTAAGAATGAGGCTGAGTCTCCATATGATGTAAATTACCTCAGTGATATCTTATCTTTGACAAATCTTTCAGATTATACTAGCTTAGCATTCTCTACCAAGAAGCCTTTAGAATTGGAATTTAATATGGAAGGAGGAGGGAAAGTTACTTATTTACTTGCACCCAAACTATCCTGATGAAATTTTATACTGCATTAG is drawn from Sulfolobus acidocaldarius SUSAZ and contains these coding sequences:
- a CDS encoding GTP cyclohydrolase, which gives rise to MKTIILDLVGYKEWTESLGCDREWRIQAFQHYFASILYSKLAEVNAFPIPIRYDSYIVLVDGVKEKEVLHVIREVSEKYSPTKMQICKGYGETIYESIFNCVDTLDDKPDDKIVVAHYDINGITRLDKRTAMQEIEELKGNVFSLSEKVGGIAYYFGGDNVGLFASKKDLDSMLTITNLYDNVKTGIGIAENPRKALMKATTALEYVRKNREIKWKILE
- a CDS encoding cobyrinic acid A,C-diamide synthase, with the translated sequence MRFPRIIISSDRSNSGKTLVTAGLIKVLSNRYKVRGYKVGPDFIDPMYHKIASGHPVINLDLWLMGESGVYSSLTKYGKHFDVGIIEGVMGLYDGLYEDYSTYKLSELTHTPLILVINCSNLSSTVGAIVKGLKEYRNANVRGVIFNYIASEKHLDYCKKSIPENVEVLGYLPIDKSLSIPSRHLGLYTTEDFKNAKDVINATANLIEMNVDVDKIVEIAEEANELQDSNEIEERNIVGKAYVAYDSAFSFYYNENIDILKKRYDVEFFSPLNNDAPADQPSFIYIGGGYPELHLEELENSTRTKDWIKRNVEKGVKLLAECGGFMFLSNEIINEKSYRMIGLYDIQIKAKDKLTIGYTELETEKDNLLSINGESIRGHEFHVSKAISVGDVNFAFKNKHGKGIWNGKDGVYVENSLGSYSHFHFSRTRRLLSF
- a CDS encoding DNA polymerase; the encoded protein is MRIVYDDVRDLKNIVETLTKFIDEGLFEIGQDGIRLVAVDKAHVSLINIELYKELFKEYEVEDEFKFGFNSQYLAKILSVAKRKEEISIESDSPERVKITLGGALNRVFIINNIQVSPPEVPEVNLEFEVKASLSSKAFKTTINEISAVTDTVDIIAVEDRVILKGEGKEGSQIENEFSKDTGAISDMEFKNEAESPYDVNYLSDILSLTNLSDYTSLAFSTKKPLELEFNMEGGGKVTYLLAPKLS
- a CDS encoding membrane protein, with the translated sequence MSNQNQPYNPYNWKMILLSQTSIVIISFVLSLYSKYFLPVYIAYLIIYFIIMTTLMARSNPMLSERKYLSEIVNARTILEEKKAGELIQNDEEYIKKFQAITSANLKSFGIMFVYLIVILIFYNFVVLRYVSNVTQIQKLIVFLVYSEALFLFGMFVNRRIMRVQMMEIMAPFTYKITEKGIVSTDRSAVFLHSRHLVNASILENRDKKYVEISPTTLKLPYKLRLYSNDIDRILDAINRVKRLELKRQQSSSS
- a CDS encoding RNA polymerase Rpo13 subunit HTH domain protein, coding for MSEDDSKKEPEPEETEAELKHEEISREEDDEGGEFSTVTISDIEMLLKDTEIWDKLLRNELSIEEAKKMFDDVARSYSKADKKKRRVEKKPKKGKVTKKSDEEEE
- a CDS encoding DNA polymerase; protein product: MIKAIYGSAKDFYDIIQGVSNVTDSITLYFTEEEVISRYLTEDKTLMVLLKISKEYMEEYIIEKPLGIKIQLNELKKVLNKAKSKSAVINIEETDAGMKITVRDEKTGLKSSIYLKGEKITNIENIVEPKVGLTISFTCSGNIIKNVVDEASSISEQIQIEGNDNQIIFSTEESGRGYKAYLVMDKPLKGLEIQSSGKSSYGVEVLKTALRASAFSENLTVRFGNNIPMKIEAPVQSGGQLIFWIAPRLS
- a CDS encoding 6,7-dimethyl-8-ribityllumazine synthase; amino-acid sequence: MQDQLKINLGIVVSEFNYDITSLMLQRALSHAEFLGVTVKVVVKVPGSYDMAVIVKELLKRDEIDGVVTLGAVIKGETKHDEIVATQTARKLMDLSVEYGKPVTLGIIGHGVTHEQAVERIEEYSMRAVESAVKLIKRLKKLREIDLTKETNVSIE
- a CDS encoding N-ethylammeline chlorohydrolase, encoding MNVGAAFLGSEFDYVEKVNVEISDGIISHIGHGYDTNAKDFRNFILFPPLVNSHTHTADYSFPEYGIRQSIKEVVGDPLSQKYTYFKSIDPSIIRNGIENFIIDSQKFGVLAIVDFREQGINGAKLVSELRRRNDIKYIILGRLDFFDTYELNELSKITDGYGLPSISSNSKQELLEIFNAFSTKIRAVHISETLKQYLLDDFRYITESYKPNLLIHATHFKYPDFRELGTSVVFCPRSNMWFGVGVPRIVDAINANINILFGTDNAGLLSPNLWLDLELGLLITRIQEPMSDYSKEILRGATYNAYKQFNLNWGIEEGKEAKFVLISGNTIFNAVNKHIAIIKRASGNLIYDNLGAIQNIS
- a CDS encoding riboflavin synthase (catalyzes the formation of riboflavin and 4-(1-D-ribitylamino)-5-amino-2,6-dihydroxypyrimidine from 6,7-dimethyl-8-(1-D-ribityl)lumazine); its protein translation is MRRKYGVADTTFSRIDMGAIAIKTITKEDPEAEIVRYTVPGIKDLPVAAKRLLDSGCEGVITLGWVGKSMLDKYSYLAASIGLITTQIITSKHVIDVTIHEDEAEDEEQLKNIAIDRVTKHSINLVKLIRDGKNSLTPFAGKGLRQGYGNAGPIED
- a CDS encoding 3,4-dihydroxy-2-butanone 4-phosphate synthase (catalyzes the formation of 3,4-dihydroxy 2-butanone 4-phosphate from ribulose 5-phosphate), which produces MLDRITLRRHLEQGLPILIYDFDGREEETDMVFYGEKVTWKVINTLRTQAGGLICYVTSKDIGQQIGITFISEIIKNNYPKLYKRPKYGDEPAFSLWVNHIDTKTGISDEDRAKTIRELHTVIELIENNNIDEAIQKFYNEFYSPGHVPILLSRGLSTRKGHTELTMALFSYLGLKKSAIIAEMLDNNISLSKEKSLIYSRNNGFPLIDGKEIIKEVVGL